The Papaver somniferum cultivar HN1 unplaced genomic scaffold, ASM357369v1 unplaced-scaffold_12224, whole genome shotgun sequence genome contains the following window.
GTTGTAGAATGATGTAACCTTTACAGTTGGTGTTCCTGCCTGAGAGTACCATAACAAGAAATTTGCCAAGTCAGCATCATTTGCATCTCGCATTGCAGCGTGGAAGTCTTCACAAGTTACAGCTTGGCCATCATGCCTCTTGAAATAAAGATCCATCCCTCTTCTGAAACCTTGACTTCCCAGCAAAGTTTTGTACATCCTGACAACTTGAGCTCCCTTTCTATAAACCGTAGAGGTGTACAAGTTGTTTATCATGATATAAGAATGTGGTTGTACTGGATCAGCCATAGGACCAGCATCCTCTGGAAACTGATTCTTAAGCAGAAATGAAACATCTTCTACCCTCTTTACGGAACGGCTTCCCATG
Protein-coding sequences here:
- the LOC113330968 gene encoding puromycin-sensitive aminopeptidase-like, producing TDGDYAAILGVIGHEYFHNWTANRVTCRDWFQLSLKEGLTVFRDQGFSSDMGSRSVKRVEDVSFLLKNQFPEDAGPMADPVQPHSYIMINNLYTSTVYRKGAQVVRMYKTLLGSQGFRRGMDLYFKRHDGQAVTCEDFHAAMRDANDADLANFLLWYSQAGTPTVKVTSF